One genomic region from Magallana gigas chromosome 3, xbMagGiga1.1, whole genome shotgun sequence encodes:
- the LOC105349133 gene encoding uncharacterized protein: MGIFQSCLRKNNKVSVAPCMDEEDAAYEQIQKVNMEQAYEETRMKTIADMFCVTSAKDCREDDGGHHGVINSSEEKADPQNSFKSSVPKLPRIDEHIWRIRILDDDAVYQKWKERVHNNLKEKGLWKEDKLSPLRQRQRERRLTMEAK; encoded by the exons ATGGGTATATTTCAAAGTTGTTTGCGAAAGAATAACAAAGTCAGCGTTGCTCCGTGTATGGACGAGGAGGACGCGGCCTACGAACAGATACAGAAAGTCAACATGGAACAGGCATATGAGGAAACTCGGATGAAAACCATCGCAGACATGTTCTGTGTTACATCTGCCAAAGACTGTAGAGAGGATGATGGCGGTCATCATGGCGTTATTAATTCCAGTGAGGAGAAGGCAGATCCTCagaatagctttaaatccagtgttCCAAAGCTACCCCGGATTGACGAACATATTTGGCGAATCAGGATTTTGGACGACGATGCTGTATATCAAAAATGGAAAG aaaggGTTCACAACAATCTCAAAGAGAAGGGTCTGTGGAAAGAAGATAAATTGTCTCCCTTAAGACAGAGACAACGGGAAAGAAGACTGACCATGGAGGCAAAGTGA